AATTAACAGAGATATAAAAATATGATGAATACCGTACACCATCATCTCCCTCAATTGTTCCATGAGACCGGGAGGCAGGCTCGCCGCCTGATCTCCATGAAATACCTGGCTGGTATCCAGTTGCTGGAGCGCTTCATTTTGACTGTGAGCTGTCTTATAGGACTGAATATTCATATTGAACAGCATCCCGAACACGCTGATACCAAGCGTCTGGCCAAGCGTCCGTAAAAAGGTATAGGAAGCCATGGCCGTTCCCCTCATCTGCCATCCAACCGCAGACTGTACCGTAATCGTATAGGATGTAAAGGCAAATCCGAACCCGAGCCCAAATAGGCCCATCAGAGCCACCAGCAGCAAATAAGGCGTATGAATACCGACAAAGTAAAGACCGGCCGCTGCCGCGAGCAAACAACTCACACCGATCAAAGTCGTAGACCTTACGCCCATGCGTACAAACCATCTGCCTGCCAGTGCGGCACCAACCGGCCAGCAAACCGATAAAGGAATCAGGGTAAATCCTGAATCCGTAGCCCCTTTTCCGGCAACCCCTTGTATCCAGAGCGGCAGATATATCGTAATACCGACAAGAATGGCACTGAGAAGAAAACCGCTAAGGTTGGACACGGAGATTAGTCTCATAGCAAACAGCCTAAGAGGCAGCATCGGTTCCTTCACATAATATTCCACAACCAGGAACAAAGCGAGTGTAACAACTGCCAATATTAAGATGCCGATCATGAAGGGAGAGTTCCAGGCATATTGGTTTCCTCCGCTCAGCAGTGCAAACATGAAGGAAGTCATGCTAACCGTAAAGAGGGCAATTCCCAAATAATCGACCTTCTGCTTCTTTTTGTCCAGATGCTCATGCAAATACATCACAATGAACAAAATCGACAGCAGGCCAAACGGGACATTAAAATAAAAAATCCAATGCCAGGATACATAGTCTACCATCAGCCCGCCGGTGAGCGGTCCCAGAATACCGGAAATCCCCCAGATTCCGCTGATCCATCCCTGAATTTTGGCCCTTTCTTCAAAAGAATAGATATCTCCTATAATAATCATCGTTACTGGAAGAATAGCCCCTGCACCTAACCCCTGGATGGCCCTGAACACAATAAGCTGCTCCATGGATTGGGACATTCCTGAAAGCATTGATCCGATCAGAAACAAGATCGTTCCGCATATGAACATCAGCTTGCGCCCGTACAAATCCGATAATTTGCCCACAATCGGAGTGGCTACGGCCGTTGTCAGCAGATAGATGGATACAACCCAGTTCATAAGATGCATTCCGCCCAGGTCACTTACGATTTTCGGGATCGCAGTACTGACAATCGTCCCTTCCAATGAAGAAAGGAATGTGATAAGCATGATAGACAGTGTGACCATTGTTTTATTGGTTTGTTTTTTTTCCACTTAACAACTCCAACTCCTCTACTTTTTACAGCACATATTTCATTAAAGCTTCCCTTACACCGTCTTCATTGTTAGAACCCGTTACTACCCGTGCAGCCTTTTTAACGGCATCCGGGGAATTATCCATAGCCACTCCAAGTCCGGCATAAGCCAGCATTTCCAGGTCGTTGAAGTAATTGCCTATAGCCATAATTCTTTCCGGAGGAACGTCCCAGCGTTCGGCAAGGGCTTTGAGTGCATTTCCTTTGGAAGCATCCGTGTGCATGACATCAATGAAAAACTCGCCGCTTCTCATCATGGTCAGATCGCCGTAAATTCTGCTTTCTGTCCACTCCTTCTCAATCCGGTCAACCTGTGCGACTTCGCCGGCAAGAGTAAATTTAACCAAAGGAATTTCAAGTTTCAGTACATCCTCGTATAATTCCGGAGTCAGAAAAAATTTCTCATAAACGGTTTTCTCCTCTTCTGTAAGTTTCTCAACATACATGTGAAAAGCTGTTGAAACATCGAAATGAACCCCGTGCTCTCTACAATACCGGACCAAAAGCTCGATCTGGTTCACGGAAAAAGCGAATTCATGAACCAGTACAGGTTCTTCCGATCCCCTGGAGTGTATGGTGGCTGCACCGTTATGATTAATCGAGTATCCCTCCAGTTCCAGCTCCTTCAGTAAGGGAAGCGTGCTTGCCGGTCCTCTTCCGGTACACAATACAATTTTCGCACCCAGTTTATGGGCTTTCCGGACAGCCTCCTTATTTCCTTCCGTCAATTCAAACTGGTCATTAATCAGGGTTCCGTCAACATCAAGCGCGATGATATCAAAATCCATACTCTTCACTCCTGTCACTTTATTTCTCTATAATGAAGCCGTCTTATAACCCTGTAGAGCCTCCAGTTCCTTTGCAGTAAGTTCTCTCGATGCTCCAGGGGAAAGGGAAGGATCGAGCTTTAAAGATCCCATGGAAATCCGTTTCAGATAAACGACTTTTTTATGAACAGCTTCAAACATCCGTTTTACTTGATGAAATTTCCCTTCATGGATAGTAAGTTCGATCTCGGCAGGCTTTTCTTCCTCCGGGTTCCCGGAATCCAAAACGACAAGCTGTGCAGGCATGGTCATATATCCGTCATCCAGGACGACTCCTTCGGAAAAAATCCTTACATCTTCCTCAGTTACATCCCCATTTACCCTCGCATAGTATGTTTTAGGCACATGCTTGCGGGGGGAGAGTAAATTATGGGCAAGCTTCCCGTCATTGGTCAGCAGGAGAAGCCCTTCGGTATCTTTGTCGAGCCTGCCTACCGGGAAAACCCCGAATACCCGGATGTGATCGTCCAGCAGATCCACAACAGTGCGGTCCCGCATATCCTCCGTTGCCGAAATGACCCCTGCAGGTTTATTCAATAGCACATATACATGCTCTCTGAAAATAACCTGTTCTCCGTTCACTTCAATATAGTCTTCGTCAGGATAGACTTTCCATCCGCTATCTTTCACAACCTTGCCATTTACTGTTACCCCTCCGTTTTTGGCCAGCTTTTTCAATTCGGAGCGTGTTCCGTATCCCAGATGGGATAACATTTTGTCCAGGCGAAGTGTTCCCTTCAAGTTCCAGTCCACCTCCATTCTGCCGGATGATCATTTTCCAGCAGTCCTGCTGCTATTCGCCATTACGCAGGGAAACTATCCGGACATACAAGGCATCCTTTGGACCCCGGGCAGGTTTGTCCAACAGAACGCAAAATTTTCGTTAGCTTCCTAAACAAATTATAGTTATAAATACCAACTTGACCGATCAGGTTTATTCCTGATCGGCCTGGCGCTCCGGCGGGTTCGTTATAAGAATACTCAATGCTTCCTCGAGCTTTTTGTCCAGGATCCGGATCTTTAACGGACAGAAAGGCAAGTTCTCCTCCTGTTGCAGTCTGGTCAGGCAGGACCTGCTGTCAGCAAGCAGCTTTCCGATGTCCATTCCTTCATTTCGTCCCGGTTCCCTTCCCAGTTTATCAATGCCGCCTGATAACAGCTTGATTGCACCGCTAACATTACCGTTCCGGTAGTGGTATAACCCGACAGCAATCTGCAGCAGCCCCTGATAAAAAATATCCCGGCCTTCTTCCATCCATAATTCTTCCAACACCTCATGACATTCGAAATAATCTTCCGTCTCATTAAAATGATATACAAACGCAATGAGCAGCGGATTGTAAGGTGTCTTCATTCTCGCTCCTTTTGTTTGGCTCTGGTAACGGCCTCTTCAATCTCCTGAGCCAGTGCACGTAAACTCCGTGTATCTTCCTTTTCCCAAATTTCAGTAAATCTTATTTGGAATTGGGCGGCCTCGCGGACCCGGTGGAAATAGTACAGAACCTGGATATAGTTCAGTACATTGGAAACGAGCATAGAGTTATCCTCGAACAACTTCTGGGCTTCCACAATCTCATCCCGGATGCTGGACATCTCCTGATCCAACAGATACGCGGCTTCTGCCGCTTTGCTGAGCCGTTTGCGTACTTCATCCGGCAGCATGCTTTCCTTATACTTATAATTGAGAGAATGTTCGATGGTTGCCCAGAAATTCATAGCCAATGTACGGATCTGAATCTCGGCAAGTATCCGTTTTACTCCGAGAGAGGTATGAACTGCGTACTCAATAATAATATGGTAGCTGCGGTAGCCGCTTTCCTTTTTATTCGTAATATAATCCTTTTCATACAGCACTTTCAGATCATGGCGCCCGTGAATCAGTTCTATCAACGTATGGATATCCTCAACAAACTGGCACATAATGCGAATGCCGGCAATATCCTCGATGCCTGTTTCCAGTTCATCCATCGGTACATCCAGTTTTTTTGCTTTCTCTAATATACTTGAAATCTTCTTCACCCGGCCGGTTACAAATTCGATAGGAGAATACTCGTCCGGGCTTTTCAATTCTTTGCGAAGAGTTTTAAATTTAAATTTGAGTTCTTCCACAGCCTGCTCGTAAGGCTGCAGGAATTTCCTCCAGTCACGTCCATCCATTGAACTAGCCCCCATTTCTGATGAAGTCAGCGATGATCGGCCCCTATCGCTTGGGAAAGATGGGTATAGCCGTCACGCTTCAACAAGGCGATCAGTCCCTCATTGAGCCTGCGGATCAGTTTAGGACCTTCGTATATCAAAGCGGTATATACTTCAACCAGGCTTGCTCCCGCACGGAATTTGGCATAAGCGTCTTCTGGTGTAAAGATGCCTCCAGACCCTATAATCGGCATTTTACCCCCGGTCAACAGGTATACTTTAGCCACCATTTCCGTTGAACATTCAGCCAGCGGTTTCCCGCTCAATCCCCCGGCCTGGTCTTTATGGGCATGAACGATACCCTCACGGCTTATCGTCGTGTTGGAGACAATGATACCTGCTGCCCCGCTTTCCCTGATCGTATGAATGGTGTTCTCCACCTCTTCATCCGTTAAATCAGGTGCAATTTTGACTAGTACAGGCTTGCCTGAGTCTCCGTATCTGGCTTGCTGCCGCTGCATTTCGTCGGTTACGGCATGAAGCAGATTCAATAAATCACTGCCATGCTGCAGACTGCGTAAATCAGGTGTATTCGGAGAGCTGATATTGACTACGAAAAAATCTGCTTCCTTATATAAAGTCCGGATGCATATGCGGTAATCTTCTTCAGCATCCTCATTAGGCGTCACCTTGTTTTTTCCAATGTTTACAGCAACGGGTATTGGCCTGTTCTTTAAAGCTGACATAGTTCTGGCCATTTTCTCTGCACCAACGTTGTTAAAGCCCATCCTATTGATTAGGGCTTGGTACTCGAGCAGACGAAACAGCCTTGGCTTTTCGTTGCCTTCCTGAGGTCTTGGAGTAACCGTCCCAACCTCCATAAATCCGAAGCCCATTTGGGAGAATCCTTCCACTGCTTCCGCATTTTTATCCAGACCAGCGGCCAGGCCGACAGGATTAGCGAAGCCGATCCCCCATAATTTCATTTGCAATTCTGCCCGTTTAGGCATCCCGTAAAGCCCGTGAATGATACCTTTGGCTCCCGGCACCTTACCAGCTATGGATAAACCACAGATCGTAAGATGATGGGCAGCCTCCGGATCCATCCGGAACAAGACAGGTTTAGCCAACTTTTTGTATAACATCCGGATAACACCCCGTTCTAAGTTGCTCTCTCAGACAGTTTATCCTGTTCCTTAAGGGAATGCAAAATATTTTATAATAAACGCGCTTACATGATAATCAATTTCACGTTATGTACACGGTAAATTATGCTAAAATAAACATAAGATCAGCACTCCAAAAGATGGAAGGAGAGTCCTATCATGGCCAAACCTAAACGTAAACCCGTACCAAACAGTATCGCCGTAAAAAAGAAACAGGACGGGCCGAACAAAAAAGCACTGATCTGGAGCGCCAGCTTGATTGTCCTCATTATCATTGCCATGAGTGTCCTGTTAATAGTAAACGGATAATATTTTTACATACCCCGGTATTTTTTATTGGTCTGCTTACAAATGAACTTAGAAGGAAAAGCCGTTTCCGTCACGAACTGCATGGAAACGGCTTCCTTTCTTATGTTTATATAAGAAAGGCTATTTTCATCCATTCATATAATCCCGTTTGATTTAATTCAACCATTTGTATACTTTTTGGGGATTGGTTTCTACTGCTTTTCCGGGCAGACTCCATCTCGGTTCCGAGGGATCACCGTCAGACAATACCGGGAGAAGATCCCGGCCAATAGTAACCCTTGTTTCCAACGGCACCAGATCAAACAGTTCCTCGACATCTTCCTTCCCCATACGGATGCATCCCTTGGACTCATCCTGTCCGATGCTATCCGGTTCATTCGTTCCGTGAATCGCGTACAGTGTATCGGATAAGGTCATTCCCCGGCTGCCAAATTCCCCGTTTGATTTCCCGTTAGGGTTCCTTACTTTTTCCGTAATGGTAAATTCTCCATCCGGCGTTTTTTCTCCCCCGAGTCCTACCGGAAATGTGCGGATAATGGTGTTTCCACTAATGACCGCGAGCCGGTATGCCCGCCGGTCAACTACAATGCGCAAGGGCTCCTCGAAGAGTTGATCTTCCGCATGTTCCGGCTTTACGGACGTAGCCAGCCATTTGGCAGGACCGGATTTGACCGGTTCCGCCTCTTTGTTCATTCCCAGCTTTGTATGAACTTCCTCCCGTATTTTGATAAACATCGTCTCCATGTAAGGGGTCATACCGGGTATAATATTGTCCGGATAATTACCAGTTAATTCTTCGGCCTTTTCCGGCATCCGGCTGTTCCTGCGGTAAAACGACTCCACGGCCGAACGCAGCACAAGCAGTTGCTCCTGGCGGCCACGCCATTCAGCTGCCATGGCTCTGGCATGGGCCGAATTTGCAGGTTTACAGGCACAGGTTTCGGCATCGTAATGTTCAATTCGGGGTTTATCCCTGTCCGCGCCCTGTTTCACGGACGCAATTAAAACGGGCGGCCGGTACCAGGCCGACCACTCCCCCTCCTCCGCCGCTTCACCCGCTAGAATAAGCGCTTCAGGAACGCGTTCGCCGCTTGCAAACAGGAGGTGTGAAATCTCCTTCCGAAGCCGTTCTCCTCTTCCCGTTTGCTCTCCCCCGGACCTCCGCCGCAAGGCCCTGTCCGCGTAGTAGACGACTGCCTTCGGTTCGCTGCCGACCACCGGCTTCTCCGATATCGCCCGCGCTTCGGCCAGGGCTGTTTTGTCCGTCCTTTCTACCGTCAGGCGGACCGGGATTCTTCTCTCATCCCCAGTAATAGGGATGAGAAGCAGCGCCAGAAGCGCGACCAGCAACGTGCCCCGCCAACGCCGGGACGGGCGGCCCGGCTTCTCGGAATCCCCTCTTCCCCGGGCCGCTTCTTCGGCAGCTGCCAGGACGGCGGGGTCGACCTTAATCGCCCGGTTCTCGAATGCTTCATACACTTCTCCCGCCCTGGCAAAACAATAGCGCGCCTTGGCCATTTTCCCCTGGGCCGCATATTCCCGGCCGAGCAAATACCAGGCCATCTGCTGATTTGGGTGCCGCTGAACGAACTGTTTCAGGTCTTCGAACAGCTCCTCCTCTTCCGTCTCAAGGAGTTCCCGGCGATCGTCCTTCATCCCTCATTTTCCTCCCGAAAAACTCTTGTATAACATATATCGGCAGAAAAACACAAAAAAAGAACCCCGCAGCAGACCGCTTGAGGGTTCTGAATCAGATCTATATCGAAACCAATTAGTTAAATGGTGTATCGGCAACTTTAATGGAATCCGTCGGGCAGCCGTCCTGGGCATCCTGCAGATCATCGTATAAATCTTCCGGAATTTCAGTTATGCCTTGGTTGTTATCGCCTTCGTAAATAACTTCGGCAAGTCCTTCATCGTCGTAATCATAAATATCCGGCGCAGTTGCTCCGCATGCACCACAAGCAATGCAGGTATCTTTCTCCACCCATGTGTATTTTGCCATTGTAAATTCCTCCTCTAAATATCCTCAAACTACAATATAATATAAAAGTTTGCAAAGTTCAAACGTAGTTTTTGACAGATTATGACTCCGTTTGACCAGGATTAAAGAGCTGATCCTTCTGTAAGGACGTTCCTCTTCTTTTATGGTTTCTCAGCAGCGTTGAAGGATCATCGCCAAGCATACCCGCGGTCAGGACCGCATTTTCACCAAATTTGTCCCTTAGGGAATCAAGTGCTTTGGTAAGCTGCTCTTTTTTGGGCTGCTGTTCGTAGCTGAACAAATCCAGTTGAATCGGCTTTTCTTCTTTATTCCCCAGACTCTGGAGAGTAATACCCAGCAGACGGATAGGCCTTCCTTCTTTCCAATGGCGGTCAAAAAGTTTGCAAGCCTCTTGATAAATATCGTCAGCATGTTCAGTCGGTACAGGCAGTGTAACTGACCTTGTTATAGTTTTCATATCCGGATCCCGGATCGTAATCTGGATGGTAGAAGCTACCAGACCCTGGCGGCGCATTCTCCGGGCCACCTGATCGGCAAGGTTTAGAAACACTCTTGTAACCTCAAGGCGTTCTGTCAGATTATAAGGAAGCGTGGTAGTATGCCCCACAGATTTGCTAGCTTCTCTCTGCGGGTTTACCGGAGAATCATCTAAACCGTTAGCCGCCCGTTTCAAATAAGAACCCTGTACACCAAACGTTTTCGTCAAAAAGGATTCCTCACAGGAAGCAAGCTGCCCGATGGTATGAATATTCAGCTTTTTTAGCTTGTCCGCTGTTCTTTTCCCTATACCAAACAGGACACCGCAAGGTTTGTTCCATAAAACATCCGGGACATCCCTGAGGCGAAAAACAAAAAGTCCCCGCGGCTTCTTCATGTCCGAACCCATCTTGGCCAACAGCTTGTTAGGAGCAATGCCGATGGAACATGGCAAATGCAGTTCATCCTGTATCCGTCTCTGAATCTCCCGGGCAATTTCCAGCGGTGTTCCGAATTGTTTAGACCCGGTTATATCTACAAAGCATTCGTCAATTGAAACAGGTTCCACCAAGGGGGAATAATCGTACACAATTTTTATGAATGCCTTGGAATACTGGCGGTATAAATGAAAGTCCGGTTTTATTAAAATCAAATCAGGACAAACCCGCAGTGCCTGCCTGACATGCATCCCGGTTTTTACCCCCTTGGCCCTGGCCGCATACGAAGAAGTAACGATAATACCTTTTCTCTGTTCGATGCTTCCGGAGACCGCAATGGGTTTTCCCTTATACTGTTCAGGATCCACAGCAGCATGTACCGAACAATAAAAAGCATTCATATCAATATGCAGGATAACCCGCCCTTTTTTCGGATAACTGTCATGCACTGAATTCATAGCAAGACTTCCTTATTTTATAATCATTTGGAAACGCTCTTTTATAAAAGGTAACCATTTCCGCCTCTATTATCAGCATACTTCCGCCCTTTTTGAAAATCAACAAGAAGCTGCCTTGTTTCCCTTACAATTCTTATCCATAAGCAGGAATTTGTGATATAATCAAGCAATATACTTGGACAGACGATTTTTGCGGATGGAGGGACAACAATTGCCTAAGTCAGTTCGGATTTTTGACACAACTCTAAGAGACGGCACACAGGGTGAAGGAGTTAGCTTATCTGTTGAAGACAAACTGAAGATAGCACACAAGCTCGATGAGCTGGGTGTCCATTATATTGAAGGCGGTTGGCCCGGAAGCAACAGCAAAGACATAGAATTCTTTGTCAGGGTCCGGGAGCTGAACCTGAAGCAAGCGAAGATTTCAGCTTTTGGAAGCACCCGGCGCAAAGGCATCAAGGCCAGTGAAGACATCAATCTAAACCGTATTATAGAGTCGGGTGTTGAAGTTGCCAGCATTTTTGGAAAGTCATGGGACTTCCATGTACACAAAGCTATTCAGACTACACTGGAAGAAAATCTCTCCATGATTCATGATTCCGTATCTTACCTGAAAAGCAAAGGACTTGAGGTCATTTATTTGGCCGAACATTTTTTTGACGGGTACAAACATAATCCCGCCTACGCCCTGGATACTATTCTTAAAGCCCAAGAGGGCGGTGCCGATTGGATTGTCCTTTGCGATACCAATGGAGGATCACTGCCTGATGAAGTGGCTAATATTGTAACAGCTGTTCAGCAGCCTTTAAATATACCGCTCGGTATTCACGCCCATAACGACTGTGAGCTTGGGGTGGCCAATACACTCGCGGCAGTAGCTGCAGGGGCCACTCAGGTACAAGGAACCATGAACGGTTACGGGGAGCGCTGCGGCAATGCGAATCTGTGCTCGGTTATTCCGAATCTCCAACTAAAAATGGGCCTTGAAGCCCTTGCACCGCAGCAGCTCGAACTGCTGACTCCGACAGCCCGGTATATCAGTGAAATTGCTAATATGCACATGCCTCTGAACCAGCCGTATGTAGGCACAGCAGCATTTGCCCATAAAGGAGGCATTCATGTTTCTGCCATTCTGAAAAATCCTACAACTTACGAGCATACAAAACCCGAATACGTGGGCAACAAACAAAGGGTGCTTGTCTCGGAACTCGCCGGACAAAGCAACCTGTTATCCAAGGCCCAGGAGTTGAACATGGAGCTGGACCCTCAGCATGAGGGCACCAAAAAAGTCATTCTGGAAGTGAAAAATCTAGAACATGAAGGTTATCAGTTTGAAGGTGCCGACGCTTCCCTGGAACTTCTTCTTCGTAAACATGTACACGGGCTTGAAGATATTTTCCGGTTGGAATCCTTTAAAATCCTGATGGAAAAAGCGGCAGGTAAGCCGGAAGAATCCGAGGCGTTTTTGAAAGTAAATGTTCACGGGAATTCCATGTATACAGCTGCTGAAGGACGAGGGCCTTTAAACGCCCTTGACTATGCTCTTCGAAAAGCATTGGAGCCGTATTATCCTTCCATCCGGAATATGCATCTGACCGACTATAAAGTCCGGGTGCTGGATGAGAAAGACGCATCGGCCGCTAAAGTAAGAGTATTGATCGAAACAACTAATGGGGAAACTTCATGGAGTACCGTCGGAGTCTCCGAAAACGTTATTGAAGCCAGCTGGAATGCATTGGTCGATAGTTTCCGGTATGCCCTGATCGGTAAAAAACCGCTTCCGATCGCACCCATGGAATATAAAGAACATGTTGGACTTGTTAACCATTAAGATACTTTTAAGAATTCAACAAGAAACTGCGTGCAGATGATCAATTTTCGATCAACCGCACGCAGTTTTTTAAATGGTTACCGGTTTACCGGTGTCTAATAAAACCGGGTGGTGGAAAATTCCGGTTATGAACCCGATTGGTGCTTCTGAATTTTTTTCTCAAGTTCCTTGGGCGGAAGCACATTAAATATTTCCACAATTTTTCCGTTCTTATCAATCAAAAAACTGGTTGGAATAGCAAGAATTCTGTAGGCACTTGCCACTGTGCCCTCTTTATCCAGCAATACAGGAAAAGGAAACTTGAATTCATCCACAAAGGCCTGAATATTCCGCATGCTGTCTCCTTGAGAAACATTGACTGCATACAAGTCCATTTTATCCTTATATTTGTTGTACAGCTGGACCAGGTCGGGTGCTTCAGTCCTGCAGGGCCCGCACCAGGATGCCCAGAAATTAACCAATAAAAGTTTATCGCGGCTGCCTCCTACATTATAACTTTTTCCATCGAGTCCCGTTAAGGAAAATGAAGGGGCGGAAGACCCTTTTTGGGGAGCTTCCTGCCCTTCGGCAATCTGAAGCCCTGCTGTATTGATCGCCTGGCTCATCGGCTGATTGGCATTATTCCCATTTTTATATACCGCAAAACCGACAAGCACTATCAAGAGGATACTTACGACAATATTCCTTTTAAACATAGTCCCTCCAAGCTATTTTGTCTTCTTCCTTTATTATCTCCAAAATGGCCGGAAAATTCCAATATCTTTCTCTTTTCTGACCGAATGGGGGACTTGCCTTAGGGAATCTTATACAAAGAGTGCGATTAATGTGAAGAAGCAGAGGTGGACAGCTTGGAACAGACAAAATCTAAAAGGCTACGTGTGGTTTTTGAAAGCGACATGAGGGAAGATGCCCATCCCGGTGAGCATTCATCTTCCCAGAGTTCGCAGAAATCAGGCCAAGATCAAGGGTCCAAGGGAAAACTGCTGGAATTTATGGCGATTGCTACAATTCCTTTAGTCCTTGTTCTGGGAAATTCCATGCTGGTGCCCATTCTCCCTGAACTGGAGAGCACCCTCGGCGTTTCCCGATTTCAATCCAGTTTGGTTATCACGTTATTCTCAATTACAGCCGGACTCGTTATTCCGGTCTCCGGCTATTTATCGGATCGTTTTTCGCGGAAAGCCATTATTATCCCGTCCTTGGTCATTTACGGGATTGCCGGTATATTAGCCGGCTTTGGCGCAATATGGAAGTCTTATACCATTATCATTATTGCCCGGGCCATTCAGGGGATGGGTGCAGCAGGGACTGCTCCTATTGCCATGGCTCTTGTCGGTGACTTGTATACCGGGGGAACAGAAAGCAAGGCCCTTGGCCTAACGGAAGCTTCAAACGGAGCCGGTAAAGTGATCAGTCCGATTTTAGGTTCACTATTGGCTATAATAGCCTGGTATGTCCCTTTTTTTGCTTTTCCTGTTTTTTGTGCAATCTCCCTGTTAGCCGTTATTTTTATCATAAAAGAACCGAAACGGGACCAGAAACCTCCCGAACTTAAACCATACCTGAAGAAAATTGGAAGCATTTTGAAAGACAAAGGGCGATGGCTCATCACTTCTTTTTTTGCAGGTTCTCTGGCCTTGTTTATCCTGTTCGGTGTTCTTTTTTACTTATCCGATGTACTGGAAGAAGCTCCTTATCACATTAAAGGGGTAAGAAAAGGTCTTGTTCTCGCTATCCCTTTGTTGGGCATGGTCGTGACCTCTTATACTACGGGAGCTCTCATTAAAAAGAACGGAACCGCCATGCGCTGGCTCATTAACATCGGGCTTGCTCTCATGACCGTTTCGCTTGGCGCCTCTATCTTCCTGTTTAATAAGCTGTATATCTTTATAAGCCTGCTGACCTTGAGCGGTATAGGAACCGGTCTTTTGCTTCCGTGTCTGAATACGATGATTACCGGATCCGTCAAAAAACAGGAACGCGGGATGATTACTTCTATTTATAACAGCTTGCGATTTATCGGTGTTGCTTTCGGACCCCCTCTTTTCGGATGGCTGATGGGCATTTCCCATCAATCTGTTTTCATTACGGTATCCATCCTGGCCGCCGTCACTTTGGGCCTGGCCTTCTTTCTCATTAAACCAAAGGGGAAAATTAATTGAATTCCGGCACCCGGACCTGGCAGTCGGGTGCTTTTTTTATATAATAAATCTATGATGACTACCTTATATATTTCAAAAAAAATGTTTAACAAGGTGAAACAATCCTGCCTGGAGCAAGCCCCACGGGAAAGCTGCGGATTCGTATATGGCAGCAAAAGAGAAAATGGGTTTCATGTCTCCTGGATCCGCCTGGTACCTAATGTCGCCGCTAATCCGACTGCACACTTTGAAATGGACCCCAGAAGCGTTATTCAAGCCCTGATGGAAGAAACCGCTCCAGAGAAAACCGGATTTTTAAGGAATACTGAATTAATTGGCATTTTCCATTCCCATCCGGAAACACCTCCAATCCCATCCATAGAAGATAAAACAACTTTTTGGCATACTCTGCCTACGTATTGGATTTTA
This Paenibacillus larvae subsp. larvae DNA region includes the following protein-coding sequences:
- a CDS encoding GTP pyrophosphokinase; translation: MDGRDWRKFLQPYEQAVEELKFKFKTLRKELKSPDEYSPIEFVTGRVKKISSILEKAKKLDVPMDELETGIEDIAGIRIMCQFVEDIHTLIELIHGRHDLKVLYEKDYITNKKESGYRSYHIIIEYAVHTSLGVKRILAEIQIRTLAMNFWATIEHSLNYKYKESMLPDEVRKRLSKAAEAAYLLDQEMSSIRDEIVEAQKLFEDNSMLVSNVLNYIQVLYYFHRVREAAQFQIRFTEIWEKEDTRSLRALAQEIEEAVTRAKQKERE
- a CDS encoding Cof-type HAD-IIB family hydrolase codes for the protein MDFDIIALDVDGTLINDQFELTEGNKEAVRKAHKLGAKIVLCTGRGPASTLPLLKELELEGYSINHNGAATIHSRGSEEPVLVHEFAFSVNQIELLVRYCREHGVHFDVSTAFHMYVEKLTEEEKTVYEKFFLTPELYEDVLKLEIPLVKFTLAGEVAQVDRIEKEWTESRIYGDLTMMRSGEFFIDVMHTDASKGNALKALAERWDVPPERIMAIGNYFNDLEMLAYAGLGVAMDNSPDAVKKAARVVTGSNNEDGVREALMKYVL
- a CDS encoding pseudouridine synthase, whose amino-acid sequence is MKGTLRLDKMLSHLGYGTRSELKKLAKNGGVTVNGKVVKDSGWKVYPDEDYIEVNGEQVIFREHVYVLLNKPAGVISATEDMRDRTVVDLLDDHIRVFGVFPVGRLDKDTEGLLLLTNDGKLAHNLLSPRKHVPKTYYARVNGDVTEEDVRIFSEGVVLDDGYMTMPAQLVVLDSGNPEEEKPAEIELTIHEGKFHQVKRMFEAVHKKVVYLKRISMGSLKLDPSLSPGASRELTAKELEALQGYKTASL
- a CDS encoding quinone-dependent dihydroorotate dehydrogenase; translated protein: MLYKKLAKPVLFRMDPEAAHHLTICGLSIAGKVPGAKGIIHGLYGMPKRAELQMKLWGIGFANPVGLAAGLDKNAEAVEGFSQMGFGFMEVGTVTPRPQEGNEKPRLFRLLEYQALINRMGFNNVGAEKMARTMSALKNRPIPVAVNIGKNKVTPNEDAEEDYRICIRTLYKEADFFVVNISSPNTPDLRSLQHGSDLLNLLHAVTDEMQRQQARYGDSGKPVLVKIAPDLTDEEVENTIHTIRESGAAGIIVSNTTISREGIVHAHKDQAGGLSGKPLAECSTEMVAKVYLLTGGKMPIIGSGGIFTPEDAYAKFRAGASLVEVYTALIYEGPKLIRRLNEGLIALLKRDGYTHLSQAIGADHR
- a CDS encoding MDR family MFS transporter; translation: MEKKQTNKTMVTLSIMLITFLSSLEGTIVSTAIPKIVSDLGGMHLMNWVVSIYLLTTAVATPIVGKLSDLYGRKLMFICGTILFLIGSMLSGMSQSMEQLIVFRAIQGLGAGAILPVTMIIIGDIYSFEERAKIQGWISGIWGISGILGPLTGGLMVDYVSWHWIFYFNVPFGLLSILFIVMYLHEHLDKKKQKVDYLGIALFTVSMTSFMFALLSGGNQYAWNSPFMIGILILAVVTLALFLVVEYYVKEPMLPLRLFAMRLISVSNLSGFLLSAILVGITIYLPLWIQGVAGKGATDSGFTLIPLSVCWPVGAALAGRWFVRMGVRSTTLIGVSCLLAAAAGLYFVGIHTPYLLLVALMGLFGLGFGFAFTSYTITVQSAVGWQMRGTAMASYTFLRTLGQTLGISVFGMLFNMNIQSYKTAHSQNEALQQLDTSQVFHGDQAASLPPGLMEQLREMMVYGIHHIFISLLIIAAIALAVTWILPKRFKVDEDNPCPKGQGSPKKSRRETTVSS
- a CDS encoding DUF309 domain-containing protein codes for the protein MKTPYNPLLIAFVYHFNETEDYFECHEVLEELWMEEGRDIFYQGLLQIAVGLYHYRNGNVSGAIKLLSGGIDKLGREPGRNEGMDIGKLLADSRSCLTRLQQEENLPFCPLKIRILDKKLEEALSILITNPPERQADQE